A stretch of the Methanobacterium veterum genome encodes the following:
- a CDS encoding TIGR00288 family NYN domain-containing protein, which produces MRSFEKLTSLKDYIPLKKREAGGKTIGLLVDGPNMLRKEFSLNLDIVRKIVADFGDMRVGKVLLNQYASDKLIEAIVNQGFTPVVVAGDTDVYMAVEGMELIYNPNIDVVALMTRDADFLPIINKAKENGKETIVIGVEPGFSAALQNSADHAIVLKAETKGKSDQATREENAY; this is translated from the coding sequence ATGCGTAGCTTTGAAAAACTGACTTCCTTAAAGGATTACATTCCTCTAAAAAAAAGGGAAGCAGGTGGAAAGACTATAGGTCTTCTTGTTGATGGACCGAATATGCTAAGGAAAGAATTTAGCCTTAATCTTGATATTGTAAGAAAAATTGTGGCTGATTTTGGTGATATGAGGGTAGGTAAAGTCCTTTTAAACCAATATGCTTCAGATAAACTTATAGAAGCTATTGTAAATCAGGGATTTACTCCAGTTGTCGTTGCGGGCGATACTGATGTTTATATGGCTGTTGAAGGTATGGAATTAATTTATAATCCTAATATTGATGTTGTTGCTCTCATGACTCGTGACGCTGATTTTTTACCTATTATAAATAAAGCAAAGGAAAATGGAAAAGAAACAATTGTGATTGGTGTAGAACCTGGATTCAGTGCTGCACTGCAGAACTCTGCAGATCATGCTATTGTCTTAAAAGCTGAAACTAAAGGCAAATCTGATCAGGCCACAAGGGAAGAAAATGCTTATTAA
- a CDS encoding sulfite exporter TauE/SafE family protein, which yields MKDKKTSLLAFTIGGPIGCLGGLIGLGGAEFRLPFLLKTFSKTAKKAVALNMLISLITVVSAIYFRSRNFDISIIVPQVLLMLAIIVGSTTGAYWGIGMLTKISDTLFKKILLILLLVMGVLLISESFITFGSMGIMFGSIYIELIVAVFCGILIGIISSLLGVAGGEVIIPILILLFGIDVKLAGTMSLIISLPTMLVGITRHTKNKMYTDKSELSSLVLPMGIASIIGASIGAFLVIYAPSQLLKIILGALLIFTSIKILTEKD from the coding sequence ATGAAAGATAAAAAAACGTCTCTTTTAGCATTTACTATCGGTGGGCCTATCGGCTGTTTAGGTGGATTAATAGGTTTAGGAGGGGCTGAATTTAGACTTCCTTTCCTATTAAAAACATTTAGTAAAACTGCTAAAAAAGCAGTGGCATTAAACATGTTAATAAGTTTAATAACAGTTGTATCGGCGATATATTTTAGATCCCGTAATTTCGATATCTCCATTATTGTACCCCAAGTACTGCTAATGCTAGCAATCATCGTAGGATCTACTACAGGCGCTTACTGGGGAATAGGAATGCTAACTAAAATATCCGATACTTTGTTTAAAAAAATACTGTTAATACTACTTTTAGTCATGGGAGTGCTCCTTATTAGTGAAAGCTTTATCACCTTCGGCTCAATGGGAATAATGTTCGGCAGTATTTATATAGAGCTAATAGTAGCTGTATTCTGCGGAATACTTATCGGAATCATCAGTAGCCTCTTAGGGGTCGCCGGCGGAGAAGTTATAATCCCTATATTAATTTTACTCTTCGGGATAGATGTTAAATTAGCAGGGACAATGAGTTTAATCATCAGTTTACCTACAATGCTTGTCGGAATTACAAGACATACAAAAAATAAAATGTATACTGACAAGTCCGAACTCAGCTCTTTAGTCTTGCCAATGGGTATAGCTTCTATTATCGGTGCTTCAATAGGTGCATTCTTAGTCATATACGCCCCTTCACAGCTATTAAAGATCATATTAGGTGCGTTACTGATATTCACATCCATTAAAATACTCACTGAAAAAGACTAA
- a CDS encoding cation:proton antiporter, which produces MEFQHVIFSIAIILLLGLLASKLFKKIKLPGLLGMLVLGIVIGPYVLNLIDPAILNISGDLRAIALIIILLRAGFGIHMETLRKVGSSAVKMSFIPDVIEGLTVMFVAHYLLGLPFIEAGMLGFVIAAVSPAVIVPQMLSFIKRRMGTKKGIPLIILTGASVDDVVSITIFSIFLGLYGGQQVNYLLAIASIPIQFALGILFGLIVAVLLVYLFKHFNIRNTEKTLIILASAILLKNLGDALSSIIPIAALVGVMVIGFVILERMPELGAQISDKFDKIWIFAEILLFVLVGAQVNIYLAASFALIGIIIITIGLMARSAGVYLSLIGSNLNMEEKIFCIIAYIPKATVQAAIGGIPLAMGVASGQLILAIAVIAIIFTAPLGAFGVSLYGEKVLKPEN; this is translated from the coding sequence ATGGAATTTCAGCATGTTATCTTCAGCATAGCCATTATTTTATTACTCGGCTTATTAGCAAGTAAACTATTTAAGAAGATTAAATTGCCGGGATTATTAGGAATGTTAGTTCTAGGTATTGTAATTGGACCTTATGTATTAAATTTAATTGATCCTGCAATTTTGAATATATCTGGAGATTTAAGGGCAATTGCACTTATTATAATCTTATTGAGGGCAGGTTTTGGAATTCATATGGAGACTCTGCGAAAAGTTGGAAGTTCTGCAGTTAAAATGAGCTTCATTCCAGACGTAATAGAAGGACTTACAGTAATGTTTGTTGCTCATTATCTTCTGGGACTACCTTTTATTGAAGCAGGAATGTTAGGTTTTGTTATTGCAGCAGTATCGCCCGCTGTTATTGTGCCTCAAATGTTATCATTTATAAAAAGAAGAATGGGAACCAAAAAAGGAATACCGCTTATTATACTAACTGGAGCTTCTGTGGACGATGTAGTTTCTATAACAATATTTTCAATATTTTTAGGGTTATATGGTGGTCAACAAGTAAATTATTTACTTGCTATAGCAAGTATTCCAATACAGTTTGCATTAGGAATTCTGTTTGGACTAATTGTTGCAGTACTTTTAGTTTACTTATTCAAACATTTTAATATCCGTAATACAGAAAAAACACTTATAATTTTAGCATCTGCAATCCTATTAAAGAACCTTGGTGATGCATTAAGTAGTATCATTCCAATAGCTGCTTTAGTTGGGGTAATGGTTATTGGATTTGTAATTTTAGAGAGAATGCCAGAACTTGGAGCTCAAATTTCAGATAAATTTGATAAGATCTGGATATTTGCGGAAATATTACTCTTTGTCCTTGTAGGTGCTCAGGTAAACATATACCTTGCAGCTTCATTTGCGCTTATAGGTATAATCATAATCACAATAGGCTTAATGGCAAGAAGTGCCGGAGTATACCTATCATTAATTGGTTCAAACCTTAATATGGAGGAAAAAATCTTTTGTATAATAGCTTATATACCTAAAGCCACTGTACAGGCAGCTATAGGCGGTATTCCACTTGCTATGGGGGTAGCTTCAGGACAATTGATTTTAGCTATAGCTGTAATTGCAATAATATTTACAGCACCTCTGGGAGCATTTGGAGTTAGCCTATATGGTGAAAAAGTACTTAAACCTGAAAATTAG
- a CDS encoding DUF434 domain-containing protein, whose protein sequence is MQIEKNKLKEAAFDLRFLLNRGYRKKGALQFVANKYVLNKDERNYLARSIFSDLISKKRQEKIIDISKIKDELLLVDGYNVLITVESLYNEDYDSIILCDDMVIRDLNAVFGKYKFNNATEMALNKILDLISLYAPSYTYFFFDSPVSFSGKLAGLTKKIMAGYNLSGNICLSKTVDTEIIRLSKLKNAVVATGDSVIIDKVDRIVDIPRYILENF, encoded by the coding sequence ATGCAGATTGAAAAAAATAAGCTTAAGGAAGCAGCATTTGATCTGAGATTTCTTCTTAACAGGGGCTATAGAAAGAAAGGCGCTCTGCAATTTGTTGCAAATAAATATGTGTTAAACAAAGATGAGAGAAATTACCTTGCAAGGTCTATTTTTTCAGATTTAATATCTAAGAAGCGGCAGGAAAAAATCATTGATATTTCTAAAATAAAGGACGAGCTTCTTTTAGTAGATGGCTACAATGTTCTTATTACAGTTGAAAGCCTGTACAATGAAGATTATGATTCCATTATTCTATGTGATGATATGGTTATAAGGGATTTAAACGCTGTTTTTGGAAAATATAAATTTAATAATGCTACAGAGATGGCACTTAACAAAATTTTAGATTTAATAAGTTTATATGCCCCATCATACACATATTTTTTCTTTGATAGTCCTGTAAGTTTCAGTGGTAAGCTTGCTGGACTTACAAAGAAAATTATGGCAGGATATAACCTTTCAGGAAATATTTGTCTATCAAAAACTGTTGATACTGAAATTATAAGGCTATCAAAGCTTAAAAACGCAGTAGTTGCAACAGGTGACAGTGTGATAATAGACAAAGTAGACAGGATTGTGGATATACCGCGCTATATTTTGGAGAATTTCTAA
- a CDS encoding TIGR00153 family protein codes for MKKFFGKETEVEKLSKLHVELVYQCVYKLVDVMEHFYEHDFNSMDDEVKEISRIEKEADDIRRKMEIEFFKGAFLPFDREDRINLAEQVDSVADAVQSTAYSISLGKITFPELFREDFTELVKASCDTVALLRDCIKMLDVDLGAALSKTHDIEKKEDEGDIVERRIISRLYESYRSEEISILKFMELKNIAEKIGNIADRAEDASDRVPIIVAKRKG; via the coding sequence ATGAAGAAATTTTTCGGTAAAGAAACTGAAGTTGAGAAACTTTCCAAATTACATGTTGAACTGGTTTATCAATGTGTTTATAAGCTTGTAGATGTTATGGAACATTTTTATGAACATGATTTTAATTCTATGGATGATGAGGTTAAGGAAATATCTCGAATCGAGAAAGAGGCGGATGATATCCGGCGAAAAATGGAAATTGAATTTTTCAAAGGCGCTTTCCTGCCTTTTGATAGGGAAGATAGGATAAACCTTGCAGAACAGGTGGATTCAGTTGCTGATGCAGTTCAATCTACTGCATATTCCATATCTTTAGGAAAGATAACTTTTCCTGAGTTATTTAGGGAAGATTTCACCGAGCTTGTTAAAGCATCCTGTGATACAGTTGCATTGCTTAGGGACTGTATAAAAATGCTTGATGTTGATTTAGGGGCTGCACTCTCCAAGACACATGACATAGAAAAAAAAGAAGATGAAGGAGATATTGTAGAAAGAAGAATAATCAGCAGACTTTATGAATCCTATAGATCTGAAGAAATTAGCATTTTAAAGTTCATGGAACTTAAAAATATCGCAGAAAAGATAGGTAATATAGCAGACCGTGCAGAAGATGCATCTGACAGGGTGCCTATAATAGTAGCAAAAAGAAAAGGCTGA
- a CDS encoding DUF357 domain-containing protein codes for MYDEKSTIQRIEKDIELFTKNIKEIESIKIDDNENEIIERARSYFEDTKYYLEKQDYITSFGCATYAHGLLDAIRLLHDII; via the coding sequence ATGTACGATGAAAAAAGCACCATCCAACGTATTGAAAAAGATATTGAATTATTTACAAAAAATATAAAAGAAATAGAATCAATAAAAATAGATGATAATGAAAATGAGATAATTGAAAGAGCCAGAAGCTACTTTGAAGATACAAAATATTATCTAGAAAAACAGGATTACATAACTTCCTTTGGATGCGCAACATATGCACATGGATTACTGGACGCAATTCGACTTCTTCATGATATAATCTGA
- the pgsA gene encoding archaetidylinositol phosphate synthase — MLNRLRPQLKLFIDPIAKRIKINPNILTIIGLLISLLSAYMFARGDLLLGGIFILVSGLADVIDGAVARNHAAETPFGGILDSTVDRFADAFILIGIIYSGSVNWLIGILALHASLSVSYVRARIEVEGISGSVGIAERAERLVILVAGAFLSVIIGSNYFMALAVILIMVLGYFTVLQRVYHAWKQLKKDK; from the coding sequence ATGCTTAATAGATTACGACCACAGCTTAAATTATTCATAGACCCCATTGCAAAACGGATCAAAATAAATCCAAATATCCTCACTATAATTGGACTTTTAATAAGTCTTTTATCTGCATATATGTTTGCACGTGGTGATTTACTGCTGGGTGGAATTTTTATACTTGTAAGCGGCCTGGCTGATGTAATTGACGGTGCAGTTGCGAGGAACCATGCTGCTGAAACACCCTTTGGAGGTATCCTTGATTCAACTGTTGATAGGTTTGCAGATGCGTTTATTTTGATTGGAATAATATACAGCGGTTCTGTAAACTGGCTCATTGGAATTTTAGCGCTGCATGCGTCTTTAAGTGTTAGTTATGTAAGGGCCAGGATAGAGGTAGAAGGAATCAGCGGCAGTGTTGGTATAGCCGAAAGGGCAGAACGCCTTGTTATTCTGGTAGCTGGTGCATTTTTAAGCGTGATAATAGGTTCAAACTATTTCATGGCACTTGCTGTAATTTTAATAATGGTACTTGGATATTTCACAGTTTTACAAAGAGTATACCATGCATGGAAGCAGTTAAAGAAGGATAAATAA
- a CDS encoding L-threonylcarbamoyladenylate synthase — protein MKILKINANNPEKDKIKAAVNVLKRGGTIVYPTDTVYGIGANILDEEAIQKVYNAKKRSPSKPISACVSKIQDIHKIAHMDKNTEKLVEKIFPGPFTVILKKKKDIPAVLTAGGDKIGVRIPDSRVCMELSSQFPITTTSANISGEKIPESLDGILKQLDSSIDLILDAGTCKHGIHSTVIDMTASPKIVRKGAVVPDLKY, from the coding sequence ATGAAAATACTCAAAATTAATGCAAATAATCCAGAAAAAGATAAAATTAAGGCCGCTGTCAATGTTTTAAAAAGAGGCGGAACCATAGTCTATCCTACAGACACAGTTTACGGAATTGGTGCAAACATACTTGATGAAGAAGCCATTCAAAAAGTATACAACGCCAAAAAAAGATCTCCTTCAAAACCAATATCTGCCTGTGTTTCTAAAATTCAGGACATACATAAAATAGCACATATGGACAAAAACACAGAAAAACTGGTTGAAAAAATATTTCCAGGCCCATTTACTGTAATTTTGAAGAAAAAAAAAGATATACCTGCAGTACTTACTGCAGGTGGGGACAAAATTGGGGTAAGAATTCCAGACAGTAGAGTTTGTATGGAACTTTCAAGCCAATTTCCAATAACAACTACAAGCGCTAACATTTCAGGTGAAAAGATTCCAGAATCACTAGATGGTATTTTAAAGCAGCTTGATAGCAGCATTGATTTAATTCTTGATGCTGGAACATGCAAACATGGAATTCACTCCACAGTCATCGATATGACTGCTTCACCTAAAATCGTGAGAAAAGGTGCAGTTGTACCTGATTTAAAGTATTAA
- a CDS encoding B12-binding domain-containing radical SAM protein — MNSAEVLLINPLDKGHVTNGLGLRVPPLNLMYLAAALEKASLSVKILDDDLYQVGFEKIASLALKIDPVVVGVTATTATIKNALKYIKAIKELLPNTLTVIGGPHPTFTPEGTLKAEDSLDVVVVGEGEETLTEIAEEYIKNEFRNFENVKGIVYRDNGRINATPPRPLIENLDDLPFPARHLIPFNEYKTSQSQAGGMITSRGCVFNCNYCSSSLIMGKKFRSRSAENVVDELEELVYKYGVRDIAFLDDIFMLNKRRARAVADEIKNRCLDISFVTSSRVDTVNQDILECLKNAGMSTLYCGIESGSQRVLDLMGKGITLKQSEDAIKAAKNVDIDVLGSFMLGYPGETPQEMDQTIDFSIKLDPDYSQFSILTPFPGTPIYYELKQKGLLGTEDWSKYTVLDSVVNYEKLGLTKKLVERKLNKAYLKFYTRPKYLFKHRGMFKVLIGTLFKSYIMPKLNGGTPEGWYNSLQKEYS, encoded by the coding sequence ATGAATAGCGCAGAAGTTTTACTTATAAATCCCCTTGATAAAGGCCACGTAACCAATGGATTGGGTCTTAGAGTTCCCCCTTTGAATCTCATGTACCTGGCGGCAGCACTTGAAAAAGCTTCATTATCTGTTAAGATACTTGATGATGACCTTTACCAGGTAGGATTTGAAAAAATAGCCAGTTTGGCATTGAAAATTGATCCTGTGGTTGTGGGGGTTACCGCCACCACAGCTACAATAAAAAATGCTTTAAAGTACATTAAAGCCATTAAAGAACTTCTCCCAAACACTTTAACTGTAATAGGTGGCCCTCATCCTACTTTTACACCTGAAGGAACTTTAAAAGCTGAAGATAGTTTGGATGTTGTTGTTGTAGGTGAAGGTGAAGAAACACTAACTGAAATCGCTGAAGAGTACATAAAGAACGAGTTTAGGAATTTTGAAAATGTTAAAGGAATAGTTTACAGGGATAATGGTAGAATTAATGCAACACCACCACGGCCCTTAATAGAAAATCTTGATGATTTACCGTTCCCAGCAAGGCATCTTATACCGTTTAATGAGTATAAAACTTCCCAAAGCCAGGCAGGAGGGATGATAACAAGTAGAGGCTGTGTTTTCAATTGTAATTATTGTTCTTCATCGCTTATTATGGGTAAAAAATTCAGGAGCCGCAGCGCTGAAAATGTTGTTGATGAACTGGAAGAACTGGTTTATAAATACGGTGTCAGGGACATAGCGTTTTTAGATGATATATTTATGTTAAATAAACGAAGGGCTAGGGCAGTAGCCGATGAAATTAAAAATAGATGCCTTGATATAAGTTTTGTAACTTCTTCAAGGGTAGATACTGTGAATCAGGATATTTTGGAGTGTCTGAAAAATGCAGGTATGAGTACTCTGTACTGTGGAATTGAATCAGGTTCACAGCGTGTTTTAGACCTTATGGGAAAGGGTATTACATTAAAACAATCTGAAGATGCTATTAAAGCAGCTAAAAATGTTGATATTGATGTTTTGGGGTCATTTATGCTGGGTTACCCTGGTGAAACACCTCAGGAGATGGACCAGACTATTGATTTTTCAATAAAGCTTGACCCGGATTACAGTCAATTTTCAATACTCACCCCATTTCCAGGAACTCCCATATATTATGAACTGAAACAGAAAGGTTTATTGGGCACTGAAGATTGGAGCAAGTATACGGTTCTTGATTCTGTTGTAAACTATGAAAAATTGGGCTTGACTAAGAAATTGGTTGAAAGAAAACTAAACAAAGCATATCTCAAATTTTATACTCGGCCAAAATACCTGTTTAAACACAGGGGCATGTTCAAAGTTTTAATTGGAACTTTATTCAAAAGTTATATAATGCCCAAACTGAATGGGGGGACACCTGAAGGCTGGTATAATTCTCTTCAAAAGGAGTATTCATAA
- a CDS encoding radical SAM/SPASM domain-containing protein: protein MIGTFKRITDNPLAKYLLQRTLTYCEKDEAIRLESALKLYLEKEDDACYKCKLMSKLIGYIVKKGATGFGTSEKELKEAMENEYWIRGLTSVLKGIALFGVKRPFVPGAPFQIVWNITKACNMRCVHCYESAGKRGKNELPSKDIINGLDQMAKSGVTSIAFSGGEPTIHPHILDFIKYTENKGMCAAMATNGYTLADKGKSQKFIDAGLEFIQISLDGTNSKTHDSFRGVDGAWKRAVSAVENFVDAGIFVEVATTVTEYNIDEIPEMIDFVRDLGVNWFMLYNFIPTGNGTEIVDMDLSPKDRSELLKTAYAENKNGKMQILSTAPQYASVAESMVSKDSAMIPTHFYNPEYTNPAIMQLAEFIGGCGAGRFYMSVEPNGDIYPCVFFPHKEEVKLGNLMDDNFEDIWMNNSVLHQLRDKEILEGQCGGCDSRHICGGCRARAYNYFDDILAPDPGCVNNEKEWNALKDRISMEGAYESHHENLILKMETKKHE, encoded by the coding sequence ATGATTGGGACCTTTAAAAGGATCACCGATAATCCACTAGCCAAATATTTACTTCAGAGAACTTTAACTTACTGTGAAAAAGATGAAGCCATAAGATTGGAAAGTGCTTTAAAGCTTTATTTAGAAAAAGAAGATGATGCTTGCTATAAATGTAAGTTGATGTCTAAACTTATAGGTTATATCGTTAAAAAGGGTGCTACTGGTTTTGGTACTTCTGAAAAGGAGCTTAAAGAAGCTATGGAAAATGAATACTGGATAAGGGGACTTACCAGTGTACTTAAAGGAATTGCTCTATTCGGCGTTAAAAGACCTTTTGTTCCAGGAGCACCATTTCAAATAGTTTGGAATATTACAAAAGCGTGTAATATGCGGTGTGTTCATTGTTATGAAAGTGCGGGTAAGCGAGGTAAAAATGAGCTTCCATCTAAAGATATTATTAATGGTTTAGACCAAATGGCAAAATCTGGAGTGACTTCTATTGCTTTTTCTGGCGGTGAGCCAACAATTCATCCTCATATTCTTGATTTTATAAAGTACACTGAAAATAAGGGAATGTGTGCAGCTATGGCTACCAATGGTTATACTTTAGCCGATAAAGGTAAATCACAGAAATTTATTGATGCTGGACTGGAATTTATCCAGATAAGCCTGGATGGGACAAATTCAAAGACCCATGATTCATTTAGGGGAGTAGATGGTGCATGGAAACGGGCAGTTTCGGCTGTAGAGAATTTTGTGGATGCAGGTATCTTTGTTGAGGTAGCGACAACTGTAACTGAATACAATATTGATGAAATTCCTGAAATGATTGATTTTGTAAGGGATTTAGGTGTAAACTGGTTTATGCTGTACAACTTTATACCCACTGGAAATGGAACTGAAATTGTGGACATGGACCTCTCCCCAAAGGATAGATCTGAACTCCTTAAGACAGCTTATGCTGAAAATAAAAACGGTAAAATGCAAATTTTATCAACAGCACCCCAATATGCTTCTGTAGCTGAATCAATGGTTTCAAAAGATTCAGCTATGATACCAACTCATTTTTATAATCCAGAATATACCAATCCTGCGATTATGCAGCTTGCAGAATTTATAGGTGGCTGTGGGGCTGGAAGATTTTATATGAGCGTAGAACCAAACGGTGATATTTATCCCTGTGTGTTTTTCCCTCATAAAGAAGAAGTTAAACTCGGCAATTTAATGGATGACAATTTTGAAGATATATGGATGAATAATAGCGTTCTGCATCAGCTCAGAGATAAGGAAATACTTGAAGGGCAGTGTGGGGGATGTGATTCCCGCCATATCTGTGGAGGCTGCAGGGCAAGAGCGTATAATTATTTTGATGACATTTTAGCCCCTGATCCTGGCTGTGTAAACAATGAAAAAGAGTGGAATGCCCTTAAAGACAGAATTTCAATGGAAGGAGCTTATGAAAGTCACCATGAAAATTTGATATTAAAAATGGAGACCAAAAAACATGAATAG
- the radB gene encoding DNA repair and recombination protein RadB, whose protein sequence is MNTLSDIQKNGKIALACPIDSIIGGGIEKGIITQFYGPPGSGKTNIALKMLVQCAKNGKKAVFIDTEGGLSIERMKQITGDQFDDIAGNIIVLEPTTFEEQDEAIKKIEYSLKSGEENIDLIILDSAVALYRLKDGGQTEINRDLSKQMGLLSMIARKYNIAVVVTNHIYSIFDEEGVIEPVGGTILKYWSKIIIELVKDENGERFAILKRHRSKPDGLKVKFEIVNSGLR, encoded by the coding sequence GTGAATACATTATCTGATATACAAAAAAACGGTAAAATAGCATTAGCATGCCCAATAGACTCCATAATTGGGGGCGGTATTGAAAAAGGAATCATTACTCAATTTTATGGCCCTCCAGGGTCTGGGAAAACCAATATAGCGTTGAAGATGCTTGTTCAATGCGCGAAAAATGGAAAAAAAGCAGTATTTATTGATACAGAGGGCGGACTTTCCATTGAAAGGATGAAACAGATTACTGGAGATCAATTTGATGATATAGCTGGAAACATAATAGTTCTTGAACCTACAACTTTTGAGGAACAGGATGAAGCAATAAAAAAGATAGAATACAGCCTAAAATCTGGAGAAGAAAACATAGATCTAATAATTCTAGATTCTGCAGTTGCACTATACAGGTTAAAAGATGGAGGCCAAACTGAGATCAATAGAGATCTTAGTAAACAAATGGGGCTTCTTTCAATGATTGCAAGGAAATATAATATTGCAGTAGTTGTAACAAACCATATATATTCCATTTTCGATGAAGAAGGAGTAATAGAGCCGGTAGGTGGAACTATTTTAAAATACTGGAGTAAAATTATAATTGAACTTGTAAAGGATGAAAATGGAGAAAGGTTTGCCATACTGAAAAGACATAGAAGCAAACCAGACGGACTTAAGGTTAAATTTGAAATTGTTAATAGTGGATTAAGATAA
- a CDS encoding flavin reductase family protein, whose amino-acid sequence MVKVKTGILPFPVPICIAGTMINGKANYATYGSFGLLSPRPEMYIYIGSQESRHTNTGIKENGYFSVNIPSEEQMQKTDYVGLVSGHNTDKSAVFNSFFGSVDKAPMIEECPVNLLCKLVKTADLPNREIFFGEVLESYVNKECINNGILNFEKINPLLFTMNGPGNASYWKLGNIVGDAYKEGKNILKS is encoded by the coding sequence ATGGTAAAAGTTAAAACTGGAATCTTGCCTTTTCCAGTACCTATTTGTATTGCAGGCACAATGATAAATGGTAAGGCCAATTACGCGACTTATGGATCATTTGGACTTCTATCACCCAGACCTGAAATGTATATCTATATTGGCTCTCAGGAATCACGCCATACAAATACCGGCATAAAAGAAAATGGATATTTCAGCGTGAACATACCCTCAGAAGAGCAAATGCAAAAAACTGATTATGTAGGACTTGTTTCAGGACATAATACAGATAAATCCGCCGTATTTAATTCATTTTTTGGCTCTGTAGATAAGGCACCTATGATAGAAGAATGTCCTGTAAACCTGCTCTGTAAACTCGTTAAAACAGCAGATCTCCCAAATCGAGAGATATTTTTTGGGGAAGTGCTTGAATCTTACGTAAATAAAGAATGTATAAACAATGGAATACTTAACTTTGAGAAGATTAACCCCCTACTATTTACAATGAACGGGCCAGGAAACGCATCATACTGGAAACTAGGAAATATTGTCGGCGATGCATATAAAGAAGGGAAAAACATCCTAAAATCATGA